One window of Streptomyces sp. SUK 48 genomic DNA carries:
- a CDS encoding HAD family hydrolase translates to MSPMASLTVGFDLDMTLIDSRPGIRACYIALAERTGAYIDADLAVTRLGPPLADELVNWFPAERVPAMAELYREMYPSIAIAATPAMAGAREAMAAVRAAGGRTMVVTAKYEPNAKLHLSHLGIEPDVVVGDLWAEQKARALREHGAGVYVGDHTGDVRGARTAGALSVAVATGPCPADELRAAGADVVLDDLSAFPAWLADYRP, encoded by the coding sequence CTCCCTCACCGTCGGCTTCGACCTCGACATGACCCTCATCGACTCCCGGCCGGGCATCCGCGCGTGCTACATCGCGCTGGCGGAGCGTACGGGGGCGTACATCGACGCCGACCTGGCGGTCACCCGGCTCGGGCCGCCGCTCGCGGACGAGCTGGTGAACTGGTTCCCGGCCGAGCGCGTGCCCGCGATGGCCGAGCTGTACCGGGAGATGTACCCGTCCATAGCCATCGCCGCGACCCCCGCCATGGCGGGCGCCCGCGAGGCCATGGCGGCGGTGCGCGCGGCCGGCGGCCGGACCATGGTGGTCACCGCCAAGTACGAGCCGAACGCGAAGCTGCACCTGTCCCATCTGGGCATCGAGCCGGACGTGGTCGTGGGCGACCTGTGGGCCGAGCAGAAGGCACGGGCGCTGCGCGAGCACGGCGCGGGGGTGTACGTCGGCGACCACACCGGCGATGTGCGCGGGGCGCGTACCGCGGGCGCGCTGTCGGTCGCGGTGGCGACCGGACCCTGCCCCGCGGACGAGCTGCGCGCGGCCGGGGCGGACGTCGTCCTGGACGATCTGTCCGCCTTCCCGGCGTGGCTGGCCGATTACCGCCCCTGA
- a CDS encoding cold-shock protein, whose translation MPTGKVKWFNSEKGFGFLSRDDGGDVFVHSSVLPAGVDVLKPGQRVEFGVVAGQRGDQALSVVVLDPTPSVAAAQRKKPDELASIVQDLTTLLENITPMLEKGRYPEKASGKKIAGLLRAVADQLDV comes from the coding sequence GTGCCTACCGGCAAGGTCAAGTGGTTCAACAGCGAGAAGGGCTTCGGCTTTCTCTCCCGCGACGACGGCGGTGACGTCTTCGTCCATTCCTCGGTTCTCCCCGCCGGAGTCGATGTGCTCAAGCCGGGACAGCGGGTGGAGTTCGGCGTGGTCGCCGGCCAGCGCGGCGACCAGGCGCTCTCGGTGGTCGTGCTCGACCCGACGCCGTCCGTGGCCGCCGCCCAGCGCAAGAAGCCCGACGAGCTGGCCTCGATCGTGCAGGACCTGACGACCCTCCTCGAGAACATCACCCCGATGCTGGAGAAGGGCCGCTACCCGGAGAAGGCATCCGGCAAGAAGATCGCCGGGCTGCTCCGCGCGGTCGCCGACCAGCTGGACGTCTGA
- a CDS encoding 1,4-dihydroxy-6-naphthoate synthase gives MTSEPLQIAYSPCPNDTFVFDALAHGRVPGAPALDVTFADIDLTNGMAERGEFDVLKVSYAVLPYVLDEYALLPCGGALGRGCGPLVLTREAGVDLTGRTVAVPSEKSTAYLLFRLWAADVVPGGVGEIVVMPFHEIMPAVRDGTVDAGLVIHEARFTYRNYGLHKLADMGEHWELTTGLPIPLGAIVAKRSLGAGTLKGLAESVRASVRAAWDAPEVSRPYVMAHAQEMDPAVADQHIGLYVNEFTADLGEDGYAAVRGLLTRAAAEGLVPPLGPDALAFP, from the coding sequence ATGACCAGTGAGCCCTTGCAGATCGCGTACTCGCCCTGCCCGAACGACACCTTCGTCTTCGACGCCCTGGCCCACGGCCGCGTCCCCGGCGCCCCCGCGCTGGACGTGACCTTCGCCGACATCGACCTCACCAACGGCATGGCCGAGCGCGGCGAGTTCGATGTGCTGAAGGTGTCGTACGCCGTCCTGCCGTACGTCCTCGACGAGTACGCGCTGCTGCCCTGCGGCGGCGCGCTCGGCCGGGGCTGCGGGCCGCTGGTGCTCACGCGGGAGGCCGGCGTCGACCTGACGGGCCGTACGGTCGCGGTGCCCAGCGAGAAGTCGACGGCCTACCTGCTGTTCCGGCTGTGGGCCGCGGACGTGGTGCCCGGCGGGGTCGGCGAGATCGTGGTCATGCCGTTCCACGAGATCATGCCGGCCGTGCGGGACGGCACGGTGGACGCGGGCCTGGTGATCCACGAGGCCCGCTTCACCTACCGGAACTACGGGCTGCACAAGCTCGCCGACATGGGCGAGCACTGGGAGCTGACGACCGGGCTGCCGATCCCGCTGGGCGCGATCGTGGCCAAGCGGTCGCTGGGCGCCGGGACGCTGAAGGGGCTCGCCGAGTCCGTGCGCGCCTCCGTGCGGGCCGCGTGGGACGCGCCCGAGGTCTCCCGGCCGTACGTCATGGCGCACGCCCAGGAGATGGACCCGGCCGTGGCCGACCAGCACATCGGGCTGTACGTCAACGAGTTCACCGCCGACCTCGGCGAGGACGGCTACGCGGCGGTCCGCGGGCTGCTCACCCGGGCCGCGGCCGAGGGACTGGTGCCGCCCCTCGGCCCGGACGCGCTCGCGTTTCCCTGA
- a CDS encoding futalosine hydrolase, producing MATAVPAERDAVARAFPGSGEEVRLPGAALFRTTAGAVPSGTTAGAAPSTGAAPPRTAAVIDLLAAGVGPARAAASTGAALTAAALAGAPYDLVVSAGIGGGFAPGAPLGSLVVADAITVADLGAETADGFVPVTELGFGTVTHRPPQSLVRAVAEATGARTGTVLTVSTVTGTAARAAALGARHPRALAEGMEGFGVAEAAGAQGVPVLEIRAVSNPVGPRDRAAWRIGDALAALTAAFGKFAPALESWKSV from the coding sequence GTGGCCACCGCGGTCCCCGCCGAACGGGACGCGGTGGCACGGGCGTTCCCCGGCTCCGGGGAAGAGGTACGGCTGCCGGGCGCGGCGCTGTTCCGCACGACCGCCGGCGCCGTCCCGTCCGGTACGACCGCCGGTGCCGCCCCGTCCACCGGGGCCGCTCCCCCTCGTACCGCCGCCGTGATCGATCTGCTGGCCGCCGGGGTCGGGCCCGCGCGGGCCGCCGCCTCCACCGGTGCCGCGCTCACCGCGGCCGCGCTCGCCGGCGCCCCCTACGACCTGGTCGTCTCGGCCGGGATCGGCGGCGGGTTCGCGCCCGGGGCGCCGCTCGGCTCGCTCGTCGTCGCCGACGCGATCACCGTCGCCGACCTGGGCGCCGAGACCGCCGACGGCTTTGTGCCGGTCACCGAACTGGGCTTCGGGACCGTCACCCATCGCCCGCCTCAATCACTCGTACGGGCCGTGGCCGAGGCCACCGGTGCCCGCACCGGCACGGTCCTGACCGTGTCCACCGTGACCGGGACCGCCGCCCGCGCCGCCGCGCTGGGCGCCCGGCACCCCCGCGCGCTCGCCGAGGGCATGGAGGGCTTCGGGGTCGCCGAGGCCGCCGGGGCCCAGGGCGTGCCGGTGCTGGAGATCCGCGCGGTCTCCAACCCGGTCGGCCCGCGCGACCGCGCCGCCTGGCGCATCGGCGACGCCCTCGCCGCCCTCACCGCGGCCTTCGGGAAGTTCGCGCCCGCATTGGAGAGTTGGAAATCCGTATGA